The genome window TCCGTGATGCGGCCCTCGGGCGTCACGTCCGTCATCTCGGTCAATACGAGGCCGGCGCCCCCCACCGCGCGACTCCGGTAGTGCGTGTCATGCCACGCGGTCGGCACGCCATCTCCATCCGCTCGGTACTGACACATCGGAGACATGCCGATTCGGTTTCGTAGTTCGCCTCCAGGCTGCGTGAACGGTTCGAACAAGGCTGCCATCTACGTATCCTCCCCTTCACCGAGCGCCAAGCGTGCCACTGCCGACGCCTCACGCAACGCCCATGCCACGTGGTTGACGCGCCGTTGCAGCGACACGCGACGATGCTTGACCTCGTCGGCGTCGTCGCATGCGAGCAGCGCTTCGACCTCAGCGAGGACCGGCACGGCGGGTTGCGCCAAGGCTGGGTCATGCTCGAAGCTCGATCCAGCCACGTACCCCAGAGGCACCAAGTGCCGAGCGAGTGCCTTCTGAACCTGCCACGCCTCACGCGATGGCTGCGCCTCCCAGCGTGCCTCCACACGTTCGAGCATTGCGACGAGTTCTTCGGCACGCGTCGCCAGAATGGAGACGTCCAACCGGTCTCCAAGCCGTCGTGACCAATCGCGAAAGCGGACGGCAAGGTCCTGCGCCGTAGCGCGATACGACAATGGAGCGATGGGCGCCACGCATACCTCATGCACGAGACGCAGGTACACGCGGCAATCTCGTTCCAAACGTGCAGGATCGACCTTGTCCGTCGTGTCTTCCGGCGTGTGCCACCACCAGCCAAACCCGCCCGCGCGACTCTTACCGAACATCGCGCCGAAGGCGCGACCCGCCACGTCATCACCGCGCGGCTGTTCCGACAAACCCATCAGCACGCTCGACACACCATGCCCCCAGAAACTCTGGTCGCCCGCCCGTTCGAAACGCACCCCTTCGTACGCCTGTCCCGTCTCCTCCGCAATGGCGCGGGCGGCAAGTGCGAACGTTTCCGGCATGCTGGGCGCTTGCGTCAAGTCATCCGCTCCGACCCCGCCCACCGAATCGATGTTCACGTGCAGGAGTACCCGGTCGCGAAGCTGCTCGGCGTGATGATCGGCGTACCACTGACTTCCTGCATAGCGACCATGCGAATGCCCGGACCAGAACAACACGTACAAATCACGACGTAGCGCATCCCGCTGACTCGCCATCACGGTCGCGACTTCCAGCATCGTCGCGTTGGCACCGCCATTGTCCATGGCGCCAAGGTGCCACGCGTCGACGTGACCACTGAACATCACGGCACTTCCATCGCCATTCGGCGCTCGCAACGTCGCCTCGAGCAAGGGCAACGTGCGCCATCCCGTGTGCACCTCGGTTCGCATCGTCGCCGTTTCGGACGCATCGATCGCGCGGGCCACGACCTCCTCCTCGCTCCCCGCAATCGAAACGACCGGAATGCGATTCACCTCTCCGAGCTGCTGGACTGCGGGACTCCCCCACACGGGCGAAACGACCATCTCGTAGCGTTGCTCCGCGTTGATGAACACGGCGCCGACCGCACCCCGGTTGGCGAGTTCGCGAACCGCTCCGGGCCGTGCAAGACCGTACTCCACGGCGATACAGCCCTCCACCGATGCTGCACGCGCCCACGCAAGCGGCGCCGTCGTGCCCACCGTGGAGGCCGCCATGGCATGCGTGATGCACGCAACGTCATGACCCTCGACGGCCAGCGCCGCTGCGCCCGGCTTGCTGACGTACCCATCGTGATCGAGGCGCCTCACCTCGTACCCTGCTTCGCGTACGACGCGTTCGGCATGCGCGAACGCGGCGGCCTCCTCCTCGCTTCCCGACATGCGTACGCTCGTCGAGAACGCCTCCAGATGCGCCCACAAGCGCTCCGAGTCCACGAGGTCGACCACGTCCTCTCGCGTGGGCATGGTCATGGTCACGATGCCGCCATCCCTTCTTGGATGCTTTCGGCGGGAAGCAGTCGAACGATCCGTGCTGCGAGATCGTCCGCCACGTGCTCCAAGAACAATGTGCCCTGTTCGGGCGTGGCGCGTCGCGCATCACCCCACGTTCCGTGCGAGGTGAACGGTGCAATCGATCGCTCCAGGCGCGTCACGGCCGGGTCGCGCGTCGCATCGAGGTAGGCAGCGACGTCCGTGGGCGCAGGCGCCACCTCGCGACGCACCAACTCGGGACGCTCCGCCATCACGGCAGCCGTCTCCTGCTCCCCGCCGTGCGCACCCCACAGGTCCGAAAGGGGCGATCCGTACGCCGCTTCGACCTGCTCGCGCAACGCCGCACCCGTCTGCAGGGGCAACATGCGTGCATGCACGAGCGTAGCGTCGGGCACCGCATCCGCGAGTTCGCTCACGGCCAGGTCGATCGCCACGCGGTTTCCACCATGACCACTCAGAAACGCGAACTGTTCGAACCCTTGCTCCGCATACCCTTGCACCACCTCGCCAAGCACCGTCGCGAGCGTCCGATTGCTCAGGCTCGCCGATCCCGGGTACCGACGGTGATGCGCTGCGAAGCCGAACGGCGTGGGTGGCGTGGCAAGCGCGTCGAGCCGCTTCGCCACCCGACTACCCACACCGCGCGCGATGATCGTATCGGTTCCCAGTGGGGCGTGCGGACCATGGTTCTCCGTACTGCCGAGCAGCACGACGAGGCGTCGCCCACCGCGTTGCAGGTAGGCATCCACGTCGGTCCAGGGAAGGTCGTCCAACATGCGTGACGTCGTCACGGTCACACTCCGTTCGTGCGCGTATCGAGCGCGTCGCGCAAAGCGTCGGCCACGAGGTTCACGGCCAATACCGTGAGGCCGAGCGCAATGCCGGGCATGGTGATGATGTGGGGTGCAAGGCGCAGGTAGTCCCGACCTTCGGAAATCATGTTCCCCCAGGAAGCCATGGGGGGTTGCGCACCCAGACCCAGGAAGCTCAACGCCGCTTCGAGCATGATGGCGCGCGCAATGAACACCGCGCCGTACACCAGGAGAGGCGAGAAGGTGTTGGGCACCACATGGCGTAGGAGAATCCCGCCATTGCGCGCACCCAGCGCATCTGCCGCTTCGACGTACTCCTTCTCGCGGAGCGAGAGGACCGTCCCTCGAATCAACCGCGCGAAACTCGGGAGCGTCCACACCGCGATCGCGAGTTGCGTGTTGAACTCGCTTGGGCCCAGCGCACTCACGATCGCAATGGCGAGCAGCAGGTAGGGAAAAGCCAGCAGGACGTCCATGACGCGCATGATCAGGTCGTCGATCCAACCGCCGAGATACCCGGCGATGATGCCGAAGAATGCACCTGCGACGAGACCGATGGCGGTGGATACGACGCCGGTCCGCAACGCCACACGCGCGCCGAACAGGATGCGCGACAAGATGTCACGACCGAACTCGTCGGCACCAAGCAGGTAGGTCCCCCCAGGCGCAGCCCGCCGGTCGGGCAAGTGCTGCTGGTACGGATCGAATGGCGCGAGGTACGGCGCGAAGATCGCAGCAAGGACCACGAGCACCAGGAAGGCGAGACCGATCACGCCTGCAGGACTTCGGAGGAACCTTTGCAGGGAGCGGTTCTTGCGCCAGGTGAAGAGGTTCGCTGCCGTCGTCATGCGAACCGGATCCTAGGGTCGAGGAAGGCATAGATGAGGTCGACCGCCAGGTTGACGGCGACGAAGATGATGGCGAGAACCAGAACGGCGCCCTGCACGACCAGCAGATCGCGGGTCATGATGGCGTCCACCATCAAGCGGCCAATCCCTGGCCAGGAGAAGACGGTTTCGGTCAACACGGCGCCTCCCAACAACAATCCAAATTGCAGGCCAATGACCGTGACGATGGGAATGAACGAAGCTTTCAGGGCGTGGCGCCACACGACGGCGCTGAAGGCGAGACCCTTCGCGCGGGCGGTGCGAATGTAGTCCTCGCCAAGCGTTTCGAGCACTTCGCTGCGCGTAAGCCGAGAAATCATTGCGTAACTGTTGAGCGCCAGCGTGAAGGCAGGCAGGACGTAACTTGCGAGCCCATCGCGCATGCCGCCTATGGGCAGGATGGGCCAGGTGAATCCAAAAAAATAGATGAGGAGCAACCCGATCCAGAACACCGGCATCGACAAGCCCACGAGCGACGCGGTGGTGAGGATCGCATCGATCCACGTGCCGCGATACACCGCGGAAATCACGCCGGTGGGGATGCCGAAGAGGACGATGAGTACGAGGGCGGCGACGGCGAGTTGCGCGGTGGCGGGGAGCGCATCGAGAAGCTCATCGGACACGTTGCGCTTGTTGCGATACGACTCGCCGAGGTCGCCGCGGATGACGTTGCCGAGGTAGAAGCCGTACCGCTCGAGGAAGGGGCGGTCGAGCCCAATCTCGGCGCGCGCCGCTTCGATCTGCGCTTCGGTTGCCGTCTCGCCGAGCATGATGCGGACGGGATCGCCCGGAGTCAAGCTCAACACGGTATGGATCGTGAACGTGATGCCGACCAACACCGGAATGGCCCACAGCAACCTGCGAATCACATAGGCGTACATGGGTGTTCCTCACGCGGGGGAATGGCGGGCGGGCGGGCCCGTGGAGGGGGGAGGTCGGTACGGAACCGACCTCCCATGTCGACCGCATGGGTCATGCGGCTCGCATGCGCGTGGTCACTCCTTGGTGACGGGGGCGAGTCGGACGTAGTACTCACCGGGGTGCGGAACGTAGCCCTTCACCCACTCCTGCACGACGACCGTTTCGCGCGTCTGGTAGATGGGGATCCAGACGACGTCCTCGACGATTTGCTGTTGCGCGGCGGCGTAGGCGGCGAGGCGCACGTCGGGATCAAGGTCGACGCGGGCCTCGTCGAGCAGGGCGTTGACCTCCGCGTTGTCGTAGTGCGCGCGGTTGGTGCCGTAGCCTTCATGGAAGTTGGTGTAGAGGCCGAAATCGGCGTCCCCGGTGAGCGTGACCCATCCCAGGGTGAACAGGTTGTAGTCGACCTCGTCGAGGGCGAGCGCACTGAGGTAGGCGCCCCATTCGCGTTGCACGTACTCGACCGTCACGCCGATCTCGCGAAGTTGCGCGGCGACCGTTTCGCTGACTTCCTTATCCTTGAGATCGCGGCCCACCGACGCCCACTGTGTGAGGCGGAGGGGGTCTCCGCTCGCGTCGACGAGTTGGCCTTGCGCGTTTTGTTCGTAGCCCGCCTCGGCGAATAGGGCAAGTGCGCGTTCGGGATCGTAGGCGTAGCGTTCGACGATGTCGGTTTCGGCGTAGCCGAACACGCCGGTGGCGAGAACGCCCGTGGCGGGCTCCATGGCGTCCTCGACGACGAAGGCGTTGATGGAGTCCACGTCGATGGCATGGGCGAGCGCTTGGCGGATGCGCGGATCACCGGTGGGTTCCTGCGTGAAGTTGAGGCCGATGTACACGACGCGCAGCCCGGGCGTGTCGTACACGGTGTAGCTCGGGTCTTCTCGGATCATGGGGAGTTCGGCCGGTGCGGCACGGAGTAGCATGTCGGCGTCACCGCGGATGAAGGAGAGCATGCGTGCGCCTTCTTCAGGCACGACGCGGAACTCCACTTCGGCAATCTCGGGTACGTCGCCATGATAGGCCTCGTTGCGTTCGAGGAGGATGTACTCGTTCGTTTGCCACTCCACGAAGCGGAAGGGGCCGGTGCCAACCGGATTGCGGCCGTACTCGTCGCCGTACTGTTCGACGGCGTCCGGGCTGACCATGCCCACGACGAAAACCATGCTGAGGTGGTTGAGGAGCGGTCCGAGCGGCCCGTCCGTGACGATGTCGACCGTGTACTCGTCAACGACCTCCGCGCCGACGATGGGACCGAGCCAGGATGCGCCACGCGCGGGCGATTCCGGATTGAGGACGCGCTCGAAGGTGAATTGCACGGCTTCTGCGTTGAAGGGCGTGCCGTCGTGGAAGGTCACGCCTTCCTTGAGGTAGAAGCGCATGCGTTCTTCGTCGATGCGTTCCCAGGAGGTCGCGAGTCCGGGTTGGATCTCCATGTCCTCGTCGAGCACCACGAGCGTTTCGTAGATGTTGTTGTAGACCCACACTTCGGGCGCCGTCGTGGCGCGTTGCGGATCGAGTGAAATGGCGTCGCTAGGACGCACGATGACGAGGCGCTCGTCTTGCGCAATCGTCACGCTGAACAGCGAGACGAGGACCAACGCCAGGACCGATACGGACAGTCGTAGGGACCAACGCATCTGCCAACCTCCTTCATTGTGCGAGCTTTTGGAATGAGCTCACAACAGAAATGCTATATCAAGACGTCATTTATTGCAATGTTTTTCGTTTACTCGTCGAGACGGGAGGCGCGCGACAGGAACATGTCCATGCCCGTGTACAACGCTTGCGCTTCTTCGGCCACCGTCTCGCCCCGCGCCGAATCGAACTGCCACACGGCGTTCACGATCGCGTACGCCAGCGCCGTTGCAGCCACCATCGACTGGTAGAACGCCGTGCTCTCCGTAGGGACGAGGAAGGTGTCGTCGGCGATGCGCGCGAGGTGCGAACCCGATGCATCCGTGATGGCCACGAGCCGCGTTCCCTTTCCCTTCGCATGCGTCGCGACCCGCAGATGCGACGCACGGTCCCGCCAGAATCCCACCACGATCATCACGTCCTGCGGACCGAGGGCGGCGACTTCGTGCGCGAGGAAGCTCGACCCGCGCATCTCGAGCCGCACGTCGTAACCAAGGAAACGGCACTGGTGCGAAAGGATGTGGCCCACTGCGGCGTAACTACCCGTCGACACGATGACCGTGCGGCGCGCCGTTGCGATGTCGCGGCCCAATTTCACGATCTGCGCTACATCGACCGTCTCGAGCAGGTCCTCTAGGTTTTGTGCGTCGCGCTCCAACTGCGCTGCTACGAAGTCGGGATCGATGCGCGACGTAATGCGCACGCGCGCCTGCTCGAGCGGTTCGAGCGTGTTGAGGTACGCGGCCCGAAGATCGCGTTTCAGGGCACCGAAACCCGAGTATCCAAGCTCCTTCGCGGTGCGAATCACCGTCGAGACGCTCACGTCGAGCTGCTCGGCGATCTGCTCGATCGTCACGCTCGCACCGGCCATGGGGTTCGACACGAGGAACTCCAATACCCGCTCCTGCTTACGACTGAGCGAACCGATGCGTTCGGTCAGGGCCGTAGGGAGCGGGTAGCGATCGAGTAGCGTTTCGGACACGTCCGAGCGTCCTCCAAGGGTGGCGTTCGCGTGTGCAGACTTCAATCGACGTACTGGCCACCGTTGATGTCGGTGATCTCCCCCGTGATCCACTCCGCGCCGTTCGACGCGAAGAATAGCACCGCCGCTGCAACGTCTTCGGGCCTGCCGAAGCGCGCCATGGGAATCTGGCCGAGGATCTCCTCGCGGTGCGGGCCCTCCGTGATGCGCGACGTGTTGGGCGTGTGAATCAAGCCTGGACAGACGGCGTTGACCGTGACGTCCGGCGCAAGCTCCTTCGCCAGGCCCTTCGTCAAACCGATCACGCCACCCTTGGCTGATGCATAGGCACTCTTGCTGACCGTTGCCGGAGGCCCTCCGCCATGCTTTCCGGAGATCGACGCGACGTTGATGATGCGCTGGTGCGGCCGGTCGCGCATTTGCGGTGCGAGACGATGCGCCCATGCCCACGCACTCATCATGTTGCGTCGAAATGCGCTTTCGTAATCCTCCGGACCGATCTCGAAAAACGTCCGGGGTTCGCTCCCCCCCGCGACGTTGACGAGCACGTCCGCCCGACCGAAATGACCGAGCACCTCGTCCGCCATGCGTCGCACGTCCTCGTAGTCCGAGGCGTCACCGGTGACCGCCAACGCGCGCCGCCCAAAGCCGCGCACCTCGTCTGCAACGCGTCCTGCAGCGTCGCCGCGAATGTCGACGACCGCGACGTCCGCACCCGCCTCCGCCAGCGCGCGGCTCGACGCGCCACCAATGTTGCCACCGCCTCCCGTGACGACCGCCACGCGGCCCGAAAGGTCCACCAACGAATGTGCCATCGCTTCCTCCTTCGACTTCGCTCCGCATCGATTTGCATCATTGCGGAAGTGACCGCGAACGAATGACATATTATCGTGCCATCGCTGCGCATGCCACGTTTCGCTTCATGGTGTACCCGCGCACGCCACCACGCCACGCCCCGTGAGGTGCCATGTCCCACTCCCGAGTCCGCGCCATCCGCAACGAACGCCCCGCCGGCCGTAGCGGTGTCACCACCATGCACCCGCACGCTGCCGAGGTCGCCACCCACGTCCTCGCAGAAGGTGGTACCGCCCAAGACGCCGCCCTCGCCGCGCTTGCCGCCATGAGCGTCGCCGAACCGTTCATGAGCGGCCTCGGAGGTCACGGCGCTCTCCTCGTCGCACCCCCCGACGATGCGCCCTACCTGCTCGACGCAAGCGCATGCGGGCCGAGCCTGCCACCTACCCTGCCCCCACCACACCGAGGCGTACGATCCACGCCCGTACCGCACGCCATCGCAGGCTGGATCGGGCTCCACGAAGATGGAGGCAGCCAACCCCTTCGCGACCTGCTCGCCCCCGCCATCGACGCTGCGCGATACGGCCTTCCCGTCGCCTGGTACACCGCCCTGATGATCGCCGCGCACGGACGACTCCTCGCCAGCAACCCCGCTGCACGCGACGTGTTCCTCGCCCGCGAAGGTCTGCCACCACAAGCCGCCACCTCCGACCGAACCCCAGCCGACCTACTCGTCCAACACGACCTTGCCGATACCCTCACGCGCGTCGGCCACTACGGACTCGCCGAACTCACCGAAGGCGAGACGGCCGACCGCATCGCACACCACCTCGCGCAGCACGGCGGTTTCGTCACCGCCGACGACCTGGCACGCATCACACCCGCGTCGCGCACGACGCCCCTCACCGGCCATTACCGCGGCTTCACCGTGCATGCAGGCCCGCACACGAGCGCAGCTGCCAGCTTGATCGAAATGCTGCACATCCTCGAGGACCTCGATCCAGGCGTTGCACATCTCGGCTCACCCGCCTACTACGCCGCGATTGCCGACGCGCAACGCGCCGCATTCCTCGACCGCGAGTGGCACGGCGACCCCGACTTCGAACGCGCACCCCTCGACGCATTCTGCGACCCGGTACTCGCACGCCTCCGGCAAACGGACCTCCATGCCGCAGCCGGCGGGCCGCTCCCCCTACGCAATCTTCATGCCGATGGGTACCCCACACTCGCGACGTCCACCCCTCCCCGCAACGCAAGCGACGAAGCGTCCACCACGCATCTCAACGTCGCCGCGCCCGATGGCACCCTCATCACCGCCACCTTCACGCTCGGCTACCCCTTCGGATCCGGCATCGTCACGCCCGGCACGGGTCTACTCCTCGGCAACACGCTGTACCAGTTCGACGCCGACGCCAGCCACCCCAACGCCTACGCCGCTGGGAAGCGAGCCGTCTGGAATGGAGCACCCGCCATCCTCACCCACGAGAACGGAACCCGCATCGCCATCGGCGCGCCTGGCGGACCGAAGATTCCAGGCGCCATCGCCCAAGTACTCGTCGCCCACCTCGCCTACGGACGATCACCACAACGCGCCACCGAAGTGCCGCGCATCATGCAAGCGGGCGACGTCGCCTATCTCGACGACCACGCCGACCCCACGATCTTCGAAGCCCTCCACGCATGGGGACGCGACGTGCGCCCCAAACCCGAAGGGCCGTTCCAATCCAACTTCGCGCGCCCCAGCCTGCTCGTACGCGACCCACATGGAGGCGTACGTGGCGGCGTCGACGCGCCCCGCCTCGCCACCCTCGCCCTTACCTAATCCCTTCCCGAAAGGAACCACATGCCCAGCGACCCCGACGCACCCACCCTGGAGACCCTCCGCCATCACGTCACCACGCACCACCCACGCGCCCTAGAGCGCCTCGCCCACCTCGTGAACCACGACACGCCAAGCCTCGATGCCGCCGCCAACGACGCTGCACTCCGCACGCTCGCCACGTGGTGCGAGGAGCATGGTGCGAGCACCGAACGGCTCTCCGCGACCGCGCCGCATGCCAACCACCTAGCCGCGCGTTGGCACGCACGCGGTGACGCGCGCGTTCACATCCTCATCCTCACGCACGTCGACACCGTCTGGCCCATCGACGAAACCACCCGGCGTCCCTTCGCCATCGAAA of Trueperaceae bacterium contains these proteins:
- a CDS encoding M28 family peptidase, encoding MTMPTREDVVDLVDSERLWAHLEAFSTSVRMSGSEEEAAAFAHAERVVREAGYEVRRLDHDGYVSKPGAAALAVEGHDVACITHAMAASTVGTTAPLAWARAASVEGCIAVEYGLARPGAVRELANRGAVGAVFINAEQRYEMVVSPVWGSPAVQQLGEVNRIPVVSIAGSEEEVVARAIDASETATMRTEVHTGWRTLPLLEATLRAPNGDGSAVMFSGHVDAWHLGAMDNGGANATMLEVATVMASQRDALRRDLYVLFWSGHSHGRYAGSQWYADHHAEQLRDRVLLHVNIDSVGGVGADDLTQAPSMPETFALAARAIAEETGQAYEGVRFERAGDQSFWGHGVSSVLMGLSEQPRGDDVAGRAFGAMFGKSRAGGFGWWWHTPEDTTDKVDPARLERDCRVYLRLVHEVCVAPIAPLSYRATAQDLAVRFRDWSRRLGDRLDVSILATRAEELVAMLERVEARWEAQPSREAWQVQKALARHLVPLGYVAGSSFEHDPALAQPAVPVLAEVEALLACDDADEVKHRRVSLQRRVNHVAWALREASAVARLALGEGEDT
- a CDS encoding creatininase family protein codes for the protein MLDDLPWTDVDAYLQRGGRRLVVLLGSTENHGPHAPLGTDTIIARGVGSRVAKRLDALATPPTPFGFAAHHRRYPGSASLSNRTLATVLGEVVQGYAEQGFEQFAFLSGHGGNRVAIDLAVSELADAVPDATLVHARMLPLQTGAALREQVEAAYGSPLSDLWGAHGGEQETAAVMAERPELVRREVAPAPTDVAAYLDATRDPAVTRLERSIAPFTSHGTWGDARRATPEQGTLFLEHVADDLAARIVRLLPAESIQEGMAAS
- a CDS encoding ABC transporter permease; translation: MTTAANLFTWRKNRSLQRFLRSPAGVIGLAFLVLVVLAAIFAPYLAPFDPYQQHLPDRRAAPGGTYLLGADEFGRDILSRILFGARVALRTGVVSTAIGLVAGAFFGIIAGYLGGWIDDLIMRVMDVLLAFPYLLLAIAIVSALGPSEFNTQLAIAVWTLPSFARLIRGTVLSLREKEYVEAADALGARNGGILLRHVVPNTFSPLLVYGAVFIARAIMLEAALSFLGLGAQPPMASWGNMISEGRDYLRLAPHIITMPGIALGLTVLAVNLVADALRDALDTRTNGV
- a CDS encoding ABC transporter permease, which codes for MYAYVIRRLLWAIPVLVGITFTIHTVLSLTPGDPVRIMLGETATEAQIEAARAEIGLDRPFLERYGFYLGNVIRGDLGESYRNKRNVSDELLDALPATAQLAVAALVLIVLFGIPTGVISAVYRGTWIDAILTTASLVGLSMPVFWIGLLLIYFFGFTWPILPIGGMRDGLASYVLPAFTLALNSYAMISRLTRSEVLETLGEDYIRTARAKGLAFSAVVWRHALKASFIPIVTVIGLQFGLLLGGAVLTETVFSWPGIGRLMVDAIMTRDLLVVQGAVLVLAIIFVAVNLAVDLIYAFLDPRIRFA
- a CDS encoding ABC transporter substrate-binding protein; this translates as MRWSLRLSVSVLALVLVSLFSVTIAQDERLVIVRPSDAISLDPQRATTAPEVWVYNNIYETLVVLDEDMEIQPGLATSWERIDEERMRFYLKEGVTFHDGTPFNAEAVQFTFERVLNPESPARGASWLGPIVGAEVVDEYTVDIVTDGPLGPLLNHLSMVFVVGMVSPDAVEQYGDEYGRNPVGTGPFRFVEWQTNEYILLERNEAYHGDVPEIAEVEFRVVPEEGARMLSFIRGDADMLLRAAPAELPMIREDPSYTVYDTPGLRVVYIGLNFTQEPTGDPRIRQALAHAIDVDSINAFVVEDAMEPATGVLATGVFGYAETDIVERYAYDPERALALFAEAGYEQNAQGQLVDASGDPLRLTQWASVGRDLKDKEVSETVAAQLREIGVTVEYVQREWGAYLSALALDEVDYNLFTLGWVTLTGDADFGLYTNFHEGYGTNRAHYDNAEVNALLDEARVDLDPDVRLAAYAAAQQQIVEDVVWIPIYQTRETVVVQEWVKGYVPHPGEYYVRLAPVTKE
- a CDS encoding MurR/RpiR family transcriptional regulator, with product MSETLLDRYPLPTALTERIGSLSRKQERVLEFLVSNPMAGASVTIEQIAEQLDVSVSTVIRTAKELGYSGFGALKRDLRAAYLNTLEPLEQARVRITSRIDPDFVAAQLERDAQNLEDLLETVDVAQIVKLGRDIATARRTVIVSTGSYAAVGHILSHQCRFLGYDVRLEMRGSSFLAHEVAALGPQDVMIVVGFWRDRASHLRVATHAKGKGTRLVAITDASGSHLARIADDTFLVPTESTAFYQSMVAATALAYAIVNAVWQFDSARGETVAEEAQALYTGMDMFLSRASRLDE
- a CDS encoding SDR family oxidoreductase yields the protein MAHSLVDLSGRVAVVTGGGGNIGGASSRALAEAGADVAVVDIRGDAAGRVADEVRGFGRRALAVTGDASDYEDVRRMADEVLGHFGRADVLVNVAGGSEPRTFFEIGPEDYESAFRRNMMSAWAWAHRLAPQMRDRPHQRIINVASISGKHGGGPPATVSKSAYASAKGGVIGLTKGLAKELAPDVTVNAVCPGLIHTPNTSRITEGPHREEILGQIPMARFGRPEDVAAAVLFFASNGAEWITGEITDINGGQYVD
- a CDS encoding gamma-glutamyltransferase — protein: MSHSRVRAIRNERPAGRSGVTTMHPHAAEVATHVLAEGGTAQDAALAALAAMSVAEPFMSGLGGHGALLVAPPDDAPYLLDASACGPSLPPTLPPPHRGVRSTPVPHAIAGWIGLHEDGGSQPLRDLLAPAIDAARYGLPVAWYTALMIAAHGRLLASNPAARDVFLAREGLPPQAATSDRTPADLLVQHDLADTLTRVGHYGLAELTEGETADRIAHHLAQHGGFVTADDLARITPASRTTPLTGHYRGFTVHAGPHTSAAASLIEMLHILEDLDPGVAHLGSPAYYAAIADAQRAAFLDREWHGDPDFERAPLDAFCDPVLARLRQTDLHAAAGGPLPLRNLHADGYPTLATSTPPRNASDEASTTHLNVAAPDGTLITATFTLGYPFGSGIVTPGTGLLLGNTLYQFDADASHPNAYAAGKRAVWNGAPAILTHENGTRIAIGAPGGPKIPGAIAQVLVAHLAYGRSPQRATEVPRIMQAGDVAYLDDHADPTIFEALHAWGRDVRPKPEGPFQSNFARPSLLVRDPHGGVRGGVDAPRLATLALT